A window of Fragaria vesca subsp. vesca linkage group LG7, FraVesHawaii_1.0, whole genome shotgun sequence contains these coding sequences:
- the LOC101308135 gene encoding pentatricopeptide repeat-containing protein At4g01570-like: MRLGSRTLFHPKPHTAAELGDILLVASITKTLSQSGTRNLPQPLPLTEPLLLQILRTQSLHPSKKLDFFKWCSLTHSIPPSPRAFSHVLHTACRAGFLAEIPELLTIMRRDSLAVDSGTFKSLLDAFIREGKFDMAIEILDTMQEVNAELNADMYNSVLVALVRKGQLRLAMSILVRLLEGGSCDQVPSCIACNELLVGLRKGDMRVEFKQVYDKLRGNEWFEMDTWGYNICIHAFGCWGDLGTSLSLFKEMKDLNSDSVFPDLSTYNSLIHVLCLVGKVDDAITVWEELKCSGHEPDAITYRILIQGCCKCYRIEEATRIFSEMQNNGYNPDTVVYNSLIDGLFKARKVNEGCQMFERMIQYGVRASTWTYNILIDGLFRNARAEAAYTLFCDLKKKGQFVDGVTYSIVVLQLCREGLLEEALGLAEEMEMRGFTVDLVTISTLIISLYKHSRWDWTDKLMKRIRDGNLLPSVLKWKVDMEATLKSPQKNKKDHTPLFPSNGDFSDVLSLISSVASTMDGGFETDDAGVKDDKNSSTPIDQWSSSPHMDQLANQITSTDQSSQQFSLSRGQRVQAKGDDTFDIDMVNTFLSLFLAKGKLSMACKLFEIFSDTGANPVSYTYNSILSSFVKKGYFNEAWGVLSEMGEKVCPTDIATYNMIIQGLGKMGRADLASSVLDKLMKQGGYLDVVMYNTLINALGKANRIDEVNKLFKQMKSSGINPDVVTFNTLIEVHSKAGRLKDAYKFLKMMLDSGCIPNHVTDTTLDFLGKEIEKSRYQKASFVRNKDDS, translated from the coding sequence ATGCGCCTTGGAAGTAGGACTCTATTCCACCCCAAACCCCACACCGCCGCCGAACTCGGAGACATCCTCCTGGTGGCCTCCATCACCAAGACTCTCTCCCAGTCCGGCACCCGCAACCTCCCTCAGCCCCTCCCTCTCACCGAGCCTCTCCTCCTCCAAATCCTCCGCACCCAATCCCTCCACCCTTCCAAAAAACTCGACTTCTTCAAATGGTGCTCCCTCACCCACTCCATCCCACCCTCCCCACGCGCCTTCTCCCACGTCCTCCACACCGCCTGCCGCGCCGGGTTTCTCGCCGAAATCCCCGAGCTACTCACCATCATGAGGAGGGATTCTCTAGCCGTGGATTCCGGGACCTTCAAGTCCCTCCTGGACGCATTCATAAGGGAAGGTAAGTTCGACATGGCGATTGAGATTTTGGATACAATGCAAGAAGTAAATGCTGAGTTGAATGCTGATATGTACAACTCGGTGTTGGTTGCTTTGGTTCGGAAGGGTCAGTTGCGTTTGGCTATGTCGATCTTGGTTAGGCTTTTAGAAGGAGGGTCTTGTGACCAGGTACCCAGTTGCATTGCCTGCAATGAGTTGCTGGTGGGTCTTAGGAAGGGTGACATGAGGGTGGAGTTTAAGCAAGTGTATGATAAGCTTAGGGGGAATGAGTGGTTTGAGATGGATACTTGGGGGTATAATATATGTATTCATGCATTTGGGTGTTGGGGTGATTTGGGTACTAGTTTGAGTTTGTTTAAGGAGATGAAGGACTTGAATTCGGACTCGGTTTTTCCTGATTTGTCTACTTATAATAGCCTCATTCATGTGCTGTGCTTGGTTGGGAAGGTGGATGATGCAATTACTGTGTGGGAGGAGTTGAAGTGCTCTGGTCATGAGCCGGATGCCATTACGTATCGGATTCTTATTCAGGGGTGTTGTAAGTGTTATAGAATAGAGGAAGCTACTAGGATTTTTAGTGAGATGCAGAACAATGGGTACAATCCGGATACTGTTGTTTATAATTCTTTGATAGATGGGTTGTTCAAGGCAAGGAAAGTTAATGAAGGCTGTCAGATGTTTGAGAGGATGATTCAGTATGGGGTGAGAGCCTCGACATGGACGTATAATATTCTGATTGATGGGTTGTTTAGGAATGCAAGGGCCGAGGCTGCTTACACCCTATTTTGTGACTTGAAGAAGAAGGGTCAGTTTGTGGATGGTGTTACTTACAGCATTGTTGTTCTGCAACTTTGTAGGGAGGGTCTACTTGAGGAGGCTCTAGGATTGGCAGAAGAAATGGAAATGCGAGGCTTTACTGTTGATTTGGTTACTATATCAACACTCATAATTAGTCTGTATAAGCATAGTCGATGGGATTGGACTGACAAGCTCATGAAGCGTATTAGGGATGGTAATCTGCTGCCTAGTGTTCTGAAATGGAAAGTCGATATGGAAGCTACATTGAAATCCCCGCAAAAAAATAAAAAGGACCATACACCACTTTTCCCAAGTAATGGTGACTTCAGTGACGTTTTGAGTCTCATAAGCTCTGTTGCCTCGACGATGGATGGAGGCTTTGAGACAGATGATGCTGGAGTTAAAGATGATAAGAATTCGTCTACACCTATTGATCAGTGGTCATCATCTCCTCATATGGATCAGCTGGCCAATCAAATCACGTCCACTGACCAGTCTTCTCAGCAGTTTTCACTGTCTAGAGGGCAACGAGTTCAAGCCAAAGGGGATGACACTTTTGATATTGATATGGTAAATACTTTCTTGTCCCTATTTTTGGCCAAGGGGAAGCTGAGCATGGCTTGCAAATTGTTTGAGATTTTCAGTGATACAGGTGCAAACCCTGTGAGCTACACTTATAATTCCATCTTGAGTTCGTTTGTCAAGAAGGGCTACTTCAATGAAGCATGGGGTGTACTCAGTGAAATGGGAGAAAAAGTTTGCCCCACAGATATAGCAACATACAATATGATAATTCAAGGCTTGGGGAAGATGGGAAGAGCTGATCTAGCCAGTAGTGTTCTGGATAAGCTAATGAAGCAGGGTGGTTACCTTGATGTAGTCATGTACAACACCTTGATTAATGCTTTGGGGAAGGCTAACCGGATTGACGAAGTAAACAAGCTATTTAAGCAGATGAAGAGTAGTGGAATAAATCCTGATGTTGTCACCTTCAATACACTCATTGAAGTTCATAGTAAAGCAGGTCGTCTGAAAGACGCGTATAAGTTTCTGAAAATGATGCTGGACTCAGGCTGCATACCAAACCATGTCACTGACACCACTTTGGATTTTCTGGGGAAGGAGATTGAAAAATCAAGGTACCAAAAGGCATCATTTGTACGAAATAAGGATGACTCCTGA
- the LOC101300669 gene encoding probable inactive purple acid phosphatase 29-like: protein MGHFLTTVVVVVALLPIWVLAVEASKHREEKTTKSLRFGGDGQFKILQVADMHYADGKMTPCEDVLPSQVAGCSDLNTTAFVKRMIQAEKPDFIVFTGDNIYGFDATDAAKSMDAAFAPAIASNIPWAAVLGNHDQESDLSREGVMKHIVGYKSTLAQVNPSDQDVIDGFGNYNLEVGGVQGTGFENKSVLNLYFLDSGDYSTVPSIPGYGWIKPSQQFWFQQTSANLKKAYMKKPQAQKTSAPGLAYFHIPLPEFASFDSSNSTGVRQEGISSASVNSGFFTTLVEAGDVKAVFTGHDHVNDFCGKLTGINLCYAGGFGYHAYGKAGWDRRARVVAATLEKTSTGGWGAVKSIKTWKRLDDQHLSTINSEVLWTKSSAGVRRKKHIGGP from the exons ATGGGTCATTTTCTGACGACGGTGGTGGTGGTGGTGGCGCTGCTTCCGATCTGGGTTTTGGCTGTGGAGGCCAGTAAGCATCGGGAAGAGAAGACGACGAAAAGTCTGAGGTTTGGGGGAGATGGGCAGTTTAAAATACTGCAAGTGGCGGACATGCACTACGCCGATGGGAAAATGACGCCGTGTGAGGATGTGCTGCCGTCCCAGGTGGCGGGTTGCTCTGACTTGAATACCACGGCGTTTGTGAAAAGGATGATTCAGGCTGAGAAGCCTGATTTCATTGTTTTCACCG GAGATAACATATATGGGTTTGATGCTACGGATGCTGCTAAATCAATGGATGCGGCGTTTGCTCCAGCAATTGCATCCAACATTCCGTGGGCAGCTGTTTTGGGGAACCATGATCAGGAATCTGATCTCTCGAGGGAAGGGGTAATGAAGCACATAGTTGGGTATAAAAGCACCCTGGCTCAAGTCAATCCTTCCGATCAAGATGTTATTGATGGTTTTGGGAACTATAATCTGGAGGTAGGTGGGGTTCAGGGTACTGGTTTCGAAAACAAATCGGTTCTCAACCTCTACTTCCTTGACAGTGGAGATTACTCGACAGTTCCCTCTATCCCTGGTTATGGTTGGATCAAACCCTCCCAACAATTCTGGTTCCAACAAACTTCGGCAAATCTAAAG AAAGCATACATGAAAAAGCCACAGGCGCAGAAAACTTCTGCTCCAGGGCTGGCATACTTTCACATACCGTTACCAGAATTTGCTAGTTTTGACTCATCAAACTCCACCGGAGTGAGGCAAGAAGGCATTAGCTCTGCCTCTGTGAACTCTGGCTTCTTCACAACCCTGGTTGAAGCAGGCGATGTGAAGGCTGTTTTCACAGGCCATGATCATGTCAATGACTTCTGTGGGAAGCTAACTGGCATAAACCTTTGTTATGCTGGGGGATTCGGATACCATGCATATGGAAAGGCGGGATGGGATAGGAGAGCAAGGGTGGTAGCAGCAACCTTAGAGAAAACAAGTACTGGAGGTTGGGGTGCAGTCAAGTCAATCAAAACATGGAAGCGCCTCGATGATCAGCACCTCAGTACTATCAACAGTGAGGTTCTCTGGACCAAGAGTTCTGCTG GTGTACGTAGAAAGAAACACATTGGCGGTCCTTGA
- the LOC101300957 gene encoding uncharacterized protein C594.04c-like gives MTSNNLKNALIAFLAPLPSILFYLTFLHNHQTTTSPEALSPIWAWCYHHPLLLANALFFFNVNVLFWVISQVLSSHWMIDLYWTVIPVMLVHYYRTHPLAEFNWWRSTIGVLLTWVWSVRLTHNYFRRENWQWGAREDWRFTDMNSQYGKQWWWISFFAVYLSQQVFLIGICLPLYVIHSVNVPLNIWDFVAVIVCICGIVVAYFADTQLHEFVSRNNEFKEAGKPVVANLDEGWWRYSRHPNYFGEQLWWWGLVVFAWNLGQGWTFVGSFVNTLCLAYVTTLVEKRMLKQEFRVEAYRQYQKTTSVWIPWWKSSPTGGKDKKA, from the exons ATGACTTCTAATAACTTGAAGAACGCACTGATCGCATTTCTAGCTCCCCTTCCCTCCATTCTCTTCTACCTCACATTCCTCCACAACCACCAAACCACTACTAGCCCTGAAGCTCTCTCGCCTATTTGGGCATGGTGCTATCACCACCCTCTTCTTCTAGCCAATGCCCTCTTCTTCTTCAACGTCAATGTCCTCTTCTGGGTCATCAGCCAAGTCCTCTCCAGCCATTGG ATGATCGATTTGTATTGGACGGTGATTCCGGTGATGCTGGTTCATTACTACCGGACTCACCCTCTTGCTGAGTTTAACTGGTGGAGGTCAACGATTGGAGTATTGTTGACTTGGGTTTGGAGTGTTAGGCTCACCCATAACTATTTTAGGCGGGAAAATTGGCAATGGGGGGCTAGAGAGGACTGGAGGTTCACTGATATGAACTCACAGTATGGCAAACAGTGGTGGTGGATTTCCTTCTTTGCTGTTTATCTTTCTCAGCAG GTTTTTCTGATTGGAATATGCCTTCCTTTGTATGTGATCCACTCGGTTAATGTGCCATTGAACATATGGGATTTTGTTGCTGTCATTGTGTGCATTTGTGGTATTGTTGTTGCGTACTTCGCCGATACACAGCTCCATGAATTTGTGAGCAGAAACAATGAGTTTAAAGAGGCTGGAAAGCCGGTTGTGGCTAATCTTGATGAGGGGTGGTGGCGTTATTCACGGCATCCCAACTATTTTGGAGAGCAGTTGTGGTGGTGGGGACTGGTTGTGTTTGCATGGAACCTGGGGCAGGGGTGGACCTTTGTTGGGTCTTTTGTCAATACACTGTGTTTGGCTTATGTGACAACGCTTGTGGAGAAGCGAATGCTGAAGCAAGAGTTCAGAGTAGAAGCCTACAGGCAGTATCAGAAGACTACCTCAGTGTGGATCCCATGGTGGAAGTCATCTCCTACCGGAGGAAAAGATAAAAAAGCTTGA
- the LOC101301244 gene encoding uncharacterized protein C594.04c-like produces the protein MANSKHAVIAFLVPMPSILFYLSFLKNQSHQTSSTGSLSPLWAWCYHHPLLLANALFFLNVNVLFWVISQVLSNHWMISLYWTVIPVMLVHYYKAHPLAEYNWLRSIIAILMTWLWSLRIVHNYFRRENWQWSAREDWRFTNMTSQYGKHWWWASFFAIYLSQQVFLIGLCLPMYVIHSVNVPLNIWDIVAIMVSVSGVAIAYFADTQLYKFTSKNNKLKELGEPVVLILDRGLWRYSRHPNYFGEQLWWWGLAIFAWNLGHGWTSVGAFLNTICLAYVTKLVEQRMLKQDYRAEAYRQYQKTTSVWIPWFKSSPIEGKDKKP, from the exons ATGGCTAATAGTAAGCATGCAGTAATAGCATTTCTAGTTCCCATGCCCTCCATTCTCTTTTACCTTTCATTTCTCAAAAACCAGAGTCACCAAACCAGTAGTACTGGGAGTCTGTCTCCTCTTTGGGCATGGTGCTATCACCACCCTCTTCTATTAGCCAATGCCCTCTTCTTTCTCAATGTCAATGTCCTCTTCTGGGTCATCAGCCAAGTTCTATCTAATCACTGG ATGATCTCTTTGTATTGGACAGTGATACCAGTAATGCTAGTTCACTACTACAAGGCTCACCCTCTGGCTGAATATAATTGGTTGCGCTCCATTATTGCAATTTTGATGACTTGGCTTTGGAGCCTCAGGATTGTTCACAACTATTTTAGGCGGGAAAATTGGCAGTGGAGTGCCAGGGAGGATTGGCGATTCACCAATATGACCTCACAATATGGCAAGCACTGGTGGTGGGCTTCCTTCTTTGCCATTTACCTCTCTCAGCAG GTTTTTCTAATTGGACTGTGCCTTCCGATGTATGTAATCCACTCAGTTAATGTTCCGCTGAACATCTGGGATATTGTTGCCATCATGGTCTCCGTTTCTGGCGTTGCTATAGCATACTTTGCTGACACACAATTGTATAAATTTACAAGTAAAAACAACAAGCTAAAGGAACTCGGAGAGCCAGTCGTACTTATTCTTGATAGAGGACTGTGGCGTTATTCACGCCATCCCAATTACTTTGGAGAGCAATTGTGGTGGTGGGGACTCGCTATATTTGCATGGAACCTCGGACATGGATGGACCTCTGTAGGGGCTTTCCTCAATACAATTTGTTTAGCTTATGTGACAAAGCTCGTGGAACAACGAATGCTAAAACAGGACTACAGAGCAGAAGCATACAGGCAGTATCAGAAGACAACCTCAGTTTGGATACCTTGGTTCAAGTCATCCCCAATTGAAGGAAAAGATAAGAAACCTTAG